From Tiliqua scincoides isolate rTilSci1 chromosome 2, rTilSci1.hap2, whole genome shotgun sequence, the proteins below share one genomic window:
- the USF3 gene encoding basic helix-loop-helix domain-containing protein USF3 encodes MVPSAGLQLLSPLGAPSILLSQTMPEMTEKAPLKKQHRKKNRETHNAVERHRKKKINAGINRIGELIPCSPALKQSKNMILDQAYKYITEMKRQNDEFLLNGGNSEQAEEIKKLRKQLDELQKENGRYIALLKANDICLYDDPTIHWKGNLKNAKVSVVIPNNPVQKKKGELKNANVSVVIPSDQGQKNIIVYSNGSPLGGSNQGAPVQGITFNISPNLQKQTANVVPVQRTCNLVTPVTISGIYSTEIKSGAQTSVSPVASSPPNSAKKTLEPPTSENEQDILMSTSATSSQSALQPAERQPEIQSQLQAENTPKSKNRPESSQLPEKAAVSSTSLASSAGLDTSHAQLAGAPPKENSRTRSQECPVVSAAATSCTSSVRLSPMDSVQSGSVFKSADAISGSGASVAPAVEVLKAVTEMNLLPTTTLDKWPFSSSSGIGTPGSKSMGSLTRMASAGNTQTTWTTLQLAGNTVQPLNHTPPSIMTALLNESATDAGTITSIPNKCLATCAMLNNPLPAEERTPEQHPVSLPSCQSLPMQPLVTKTQVIAQPPGSLLPVNPAMQVIQMSQPVGSAVAASPANQNVIILQPPNTHQCPPVLRAEVPNQTVSQQIVIIQTANQNPFSLFSSPPPSLRVPVNGASSTASTNNSTQNAPGPHMFGGKHLVHILPRPSSSTQSSNSTQTVSVAMSNQQLPQTISLNGQLFALKPVKSCSGASDQAPMQIIQPTTSEDPNTNVALNTFGALANLNQSISQMAGQSCLQLSISQPPSQTITSSQTTPTNCVLLAPTSTSSSAAEGSVLTSALQPVDTPSSKASLGMSSSLGSKRSNKKPSTKKCLAGSSNPACRMNPCKDSKKLDSGNTEAAPEHSGSDILLENISVNVVLQNLAVSQTNSRVAPDDINVTNSHPKETLRTEQDIESTPAPDLSVVAVTRASPLESAMSGQFEVAATVSKDCASPPLQTCRSEPELATNSQLSESKCIPTISLTSSADTQVTISWVSGTPVTNSGTTAESIPRAEVSEICRVEQNCSIIMQATDLLEGQGLTKMLSDLSKEGEAVQKHFSVQVEHPDFRTQSAKPIIDSTDLAGKQEGLLLMNTEGENLAQSHSCSSEQEAANSLTANRQSDSPMSTSSGSSCGFSVASMLPDSCRENVPNSSSVNTCSSCTFSEQTDIVALAARAIFDQETLAKGTAAVPGSSKTDDVVSLGRDQPFKTRSMKDTDQIEIAPSNFSTQNSVQINIDRSTEKQSCSVGMEMPNTALQIATPQSSNASSLSVNNLIHQSCVIRPPVSCSGLPSPSNQATVPATVTQSIPPNSYMSRSPGQSPVLMTDYAPEQLSALRTSTMQAPQMCDPHLKQESRKDSAKRSVQDDHLASASKRQKHCQTTPLQLEGIALLTQTTSDISDQTQILATQVPPNSSNPAVSVSSQGHSDGHSRLFPTSTFVPPSLRQAEVQCNSQPSILDQPSQAGQHLQPIQHPPAQGMVHLHSNHPYVKQQQQQAGQLRDRHHLYQLQHHISYSESSIHSQAHSVHQQQRVMHQEVQMQKKRTLIQSAQSFPAESQLALQQKHHGNDQARQKSSQPHPHHPQIQQMQQHFASSQPEKSCENPAASRAHHGRPQSHLNQDVLHQQPPDVSNRQPGSGVSSEHVTGHSQMQRLMTSRALEQQMVSQPSIVTRPSEMTPHRQERNRVSSYSAEALIGKSPPNSEQRLGISVQSSRISDQLEMRNYLDMSRNKGLVIHNMQGRMSVDHSVGSDVQKLAECQTFKTNGPNQQPTGNFDVQASRNSEIGNLMPSLRGMQAQTFRIAHHAGPSIDRPKRMPYQPVQGISTGNPLPPPRDNENTCHQGFMQSLLAPHLGDQASGSQRSISEHQRNPQCGPSSIVEYNCSPARESIHIRRDGDGQNRESCDMSLGALNNRNNSLNIPFSSSSSGDIQCRNTSPNISIQKSNSMRMTESHGTKSHMNTPVSSNVHGIVRPGLPHPPVSHGNADQVPPSVRQPNSSVTQRSRHPLQDNGSSKIRQTERSRSGNQRHGNAFDPSLPHLPLPASGSMILGRQQPTLEKRSGIMRFMPDGPQMANDNAAPDQHSLSQNFGFPFIPEGGMNPPINANTSFIPPVTQSSATRTPALIPVDPQNTLPSFYPPYSPAHPTLSNDISIPYFSNQMFPNPSTEKPNGGSLNNRFGSILSPPRPVGFAQPSFPLLTDMPPMHMANSSHLSNFNLTSLFPEIATALPPDGSAISPLLSIANTSASDSSKQSSNRPAHNISHILGHDCSSAV; translated from the exons aaagaaaaacCGTGAGACACACAATGCAG TGGAGAGACATCGAAAGAAGAAGATCAATGCTGGAATAAACCGAATTGGTGAGCTAATTCCATGTTCCCCAGCACTAAAACAG AGCAAGAACATGATCCTCGATCAGGCATATAAATATATAACAGAAATGAAGAGGCAAAATGATGAATTCCTGTTGAATGGAGGAAACAGTGAGCAAG CTGAAGAAATAAAAAAGCTCCGGAAGCAGCTGGATGAACTCCAGAAAGAAAATGGGCGCTATATAGCACTGTTGAAAGCCAATGACATTTGCCTGTATGATGATCCCACCATCCATTGGAAAGGAAATCTCAAAAATGCAAAAGTTTCTGTTGTGATACCAAATAACCCTGTGCAAAAGAAGAAAGGAGAGCTCAAAAATGCAAACGTTTCTGTGGTTATCCCCAGTGATCAGGGGCAAAAGAATATCATTGTATATTCCAATGGGAGTCCCCTTGGTGGAAGTAATCAGGGGGCGCCTGTTCAGGGAATAACATTCAATATCAGTCCTAATTTACAGAAGCAAACAGCAAATGTTGTTCCGGTCCAGAGAACTTGCAACCTTGTGACTCCTGTGACCATTTCTGGTATTTATTCCACGGAAATCAAGTCAGGGGCACAGACTTCAGTTTCTCCGGTGGCGTCCAGTCCACCAAATTCAGCCAAGAAAACTCTTGAGCCCCCTACCTCTGAGAACGAGCAAGACATATTGATGAGTACCAGTGCTACTAGCTCCCAGAGTGCCTTGCAGCCAGCAGAGAGACAACCTGAAATACAGAGTCAGCTGCAAGCTGAAAACACCCCTAAATCTAAGAACAGGCCAGAGAGCTCACAGTTACCTGAGAAAGCGGCTGTATCCAGCACCAGCCTTGCTTCCAGTGCTGGTTTGGACACCAGTCATGCTCAGCTGGCAGGTGCACCCCCTAAAGAGAATTCAAGGACCAGATCCCAAGAGTGCCCTGTAGTTTCAGCAGCAGCCACCTCTTGCACTTCATCAGTAAGGCTCTCCCCCATGGACAGTGTTCAATCGGGAAGTGTCTTCAAAAGTGCAGATGCGATCAGTGGCAGTGGAGCATCGGTAGCACCTGCAGTAGAGGTTCTGAAAGCTGTAACAGAAATGAACTTGTTACCCACAACTACTTTAGATAAGTGGCCATTTTCAAGTTCTTCGGGCATTGGCACTCCAGGCTCGAAAAGTATGGGTAGCCTGACACGAATGGCCTCTGCTGGAAACACCCAGACTACTTGGACTACTTTGCAGCTAGCAGGGAATACTGTTCAGCCTCTAAATCATACACCACCCAGTATAATGACTGCCTTGTTAAATGAGTCGGCTACTGATGCTGGTACTATAACTTCCATTCCTAACAAATGTTTGGCTACCTGTGCCATGTTAAATAATCCTCTACCTGCAGAGGAACGCACACCTGAACAACATCCAGTTTCTTTGCCTTCCTGCCAGTCCTTACCTATGCAGCCACTAGTCACTAAGACGCAGGTTATAGCACAGCCTCCAGGCAGCCTTCTTCCAGTGAATCCGGCCATGCAGGTGATTCAGATGTCCCAGCCCGTAGGTTCAGCTGTTGCTGCCTCACCTGCTAATCAGAACGTGATCATTCTCCAGCCCCCAAATACTCATCAGTGTCCACCAGTGCTGAGAGCTGAAGTCCCAAACCAAACAGTTAGCCAACAGATTGTAATTATACAAACTGCTAACCAAAATCCTTTTTCCCtgttctcctccccaccaccttctCTTAGGGTTCCTGTTAATGGGGCCTCTTCCACAGCAAGTACCAACAATTCTACGCAAAATGCCCCTGGTCCTCATATGTTTGGCGGGAAGCATCTTGTCCATATTTTACCAAGACCATCATCTTCTACACAGTCGTCTAACTCAACACAAACAGTTTCTGTTGCCATGTCGAATCAGCAGCTTCCACAGACTATTTCTTTAAATGGACAACTGTTTGCATTGAAACCTGTCAAGTCCTGCTCTGGAGCTTCAGATCAAGCCCCTATGCAAATTATACAGCCTACCACCAGTGAAGATCCAAATACCAATGTTGCCCTCAACACATTTGGTGCTTTAGCTAATCTCAATCAGAGCATATCGCAGATGGCTGGACAAAGCTGCTTGCAGCTGTCGATCAGCCAACCTCCCAGTCAAACCATTACCAGCAGCCAGACTACTCCGACTAACTGTGTTCTACTAGCACCAACTTCAACATCCTCCTCAGCTGCTGAGGGCTCTGTATTAACCAGTGCTTTGCAGCCAGTGGATACTCCTTCCTCCAAAGCTTCTCTTGGCATGTCTTCGAGTTTGGGCTCAAAACGGTCTAATAAAAAACCAAGTACTAAGAAGTGTTTAGCAGGCAGTAGCAATCCTGCATGTCGGATGAATCCTTGCAAAGATTCCAAAAAGCTTGACAGTGGGAATACAGAAGCTGCACCTGAACATTCCGGAAGTGACATATTGCTTGAAAATATATCTGTGAATGTGGTATTGCAAAACTTAGCTGTGTCACAGACAAATAGTAGGGTAGCACCTGATGACATAAATGTGACCAATTCTCATCCCAAAGAGACTTTGAGAACTGAACAGGATATAGAATCTACCCCAGCTCCTGACCTGAGTGTAGTTGCAGTGACAAGAGCATCGCCCTTGGAATCAGCCATGTCGGGACAGTTTGAAGTGGCTGCTACAGTTTCCAAAGACTGTGCTTCTCCACCTCTTCAAACGTGTAGATCTGAACCTGAGTTAGCAACAAATTCTCAGTTATCTGAATCCAAATGCATTCCTACAATCTCCTTAACATCCTCTGCTGATACTCAAGTGACAATTTCTTGGGTTTCTGGGACCCCTGTAACCAACAGTGGGACAACCGCAGAGAGCATTCCCCGAGCAGAGGTCTCGGAAATCTGCAGGGTGGAACAAAATTGTTCCATTATAATGCAAGCCACAGATTTGTTAGAAGGGCAAGGCCTAACTAAGATGCTTTCTGATCTCAGCAAAGAGGGTGAAGCAGTGCAAAAACACTTTTCAGTCCAAGTAGAGCATCCTGACTTTCGCACCCAAAGTGCTAAACCGATTATAGACTCAACTGATTTGGCAGGGAAGCAGGAAGGGCTCTTGCTGATGAACACTGAAGGGGAAAATCTTGCACAGTCTCACTCCTGCAGCTCTGAGCAAGAGGCAGCTAATTCTCTGACTGCTAATCGTCAGTCAGACTCTCCCATGTCAACTAGTTCAGGCAGCAGTTGTGGCTTCTCTGTTGCATCCATGTTGCCAGACTCATGTCGGGAAAATGTTCCCAACAGTTCTTCGGTGAACACGTGTAGCAGCTGCACATTTTCAGAGCAAACTGATATTGTAGCTCTAGCAGCAAGAGCCATTTTTGACCAAGAGACCCTAGCAAAAGGCACAGCGGCAGTTCCAGGAAGTTCAAAGACAGATGATGTGGTATCTCTAGGAAGAGATCAGCCTTTCAAGACCCGCTCAATGAAAGACACAGATCAGATAGAAATAGCACCAAGCAATTTCAGCACCCAGAATTCAGTGCAAATAAACATTGATAGGTCAACAGAAAAACAAAGCTGTTCTGTTGGAATGGAAATGCCCAACACAGCATTGCAAATTGCCACCCCCCAGTCCTCAAACGCATCAAGCTTGAGTGTCAATAACCTCATACATCAAAGCTGCGTCATCCGCCCACCCGTGAGTTGTTCAGGTTTGCCTTCACCTTCAAACCAAGCAACTGTTCCTGCAACAGTGACTCAATCCATACCTCCTAATTCATATATGAGTCGGTCTCCAGGACAATCTCCAGTGCTGATGACAGACTATGCTCCGGAACAGTTGTCTGCCCTTCGGACCAGCACCATGCAGGCCCCTCAAATGTGTGACCCACACTTAAAGCAGGAAAGCCGTAAAGACTCAGCCAAGCGCTCAGTTCAAGATGACCACCTGGCTTCTGCATCAAAGAGACAGAAACATTGCCAGACAACACCTCTGCAGCTTGAAGGCATTGCTCTGCTGACCCAAACAACCAGTGATATTTCAGATCAAACCCAAATCCTTGCCACTCAGGTCCCCCCTAATTCATCCAATCCAGCAGTGTCGGTAAGCAGTCAAGGGCACTCAGATGGTCATAGTAGGTTATTTCCAACCAGCACTTTTGTGCCTCCTTCTCTGAGGCAAGCAGAAGTTCAGTGTAATTCTCAGCCTTCTATCTTGGATCAGCCCAGTCAAGCCGGACAGCACCTACAGCCTATTCAACATCCTCCTGCTCAAGGAATGGTTCATCTTCATAGTAACCACCCATACGtaaagcaacagcaacaacaggcTGGACAGTTAAGAGACAGGCATCACTTGTATCAGCTTCAGCATCACATTTCTTATTCAGAAAGCTCTATCCACTCTCAAGCCCACAGTGTGCACCAACAACAAAGAGTGATGCATCAAGAGGtacaaatgcaaaagaaaagaacCCTCATCCAAAGtgcccagtcctttccagcagAAAGCCAGCTTGCTTTACAGCAGAAGCATCATGGCAATGATCAAGCACGGCAGAAAAGCAGCCAGCCTCACCCCCATCACCCGCAGATTCAGCAGATGCAGCAGCACTTTGCATCTTCCCAGCCGGAGAAAAGCTGCGAGAACCCTGCTGCAAGCAGAGCCCACCATGGCCGTCCTCAGAGCCATCTGAATCAAGATGTTCTCCATCAGCAGCCACCAGATGTGAGCAACAGGCAGCCAGGTTCAGGAGTTTCTTCTGAACATGTGACAGGGCATAGTCAGATGCAGAGACTGATGACCTCCAGGGCTTTGGAACAGCAAATGGTATCCCAGCCTAGCATTGTCACCAGACCATCAGAGATGACCCCCCATAGACAAGAAAGGAACAGAGTTAGTAGCTATTCTGCAGAAGCACTTATTGGGAAGTCGCCCCCTAACTCGGAACAGAGACTTGGAATATCTGTTCAGAGTTCAAGGATTTCAGACCAGCTTGAAATGAGAAATTACCTTGATATGTCCAGGAATAAAGGGTTGGTAATCCACAACATGCAAGGTCGCATGTCTGTAGATCATTCAGTTGGATCAGATGTTCAGAAGCTCGCTGAGTGCCAGACATTCAAGACAAATGGCCCTAACCAGCAGCCCACAGGCAATTTTGATGTGCAGGCCTCAAGGAACAGTGAAATAGGTAATCTGATGCCTTCACTCAGGGGTATGCAGGCACAGACTTTTCGAATTGCTCACCATGCTGGGCCATCCATTGACAGACCAAAGAGGATGCCCTATCAACCAGTTCAAGGTATTTCAACAGGAaatcctcttcctcccccaaggGACAATGAAAATACATGCCACCAAGGCTTCATGCAGAGTTTGCTTGCCCCTCACCTTGGAGATCAAGCCAGTGGAAGCCAAAGATCAATATCAGAGCATCAGAGAAATCCACAGTGTGGTCCTTCTTCCATTGTTGAATATAATTGCTCCCCAGCAAGAGAAAGCATTCATATTCGCAGAGATGGTGATGGTCAAAATAGGGAAAGCTGTGACATGTCTCTTGGTGCTCTTAATAATAGGAACAATTCATTAAATATTCCTTTTTCAAGTAGTTCTTCCGGAGACATTCAGTGTCGCAACACAAGTCCCAATATTTCTATTCAGAAATCCAATTCCATGAGAATGACAGAGAGTCACGGAACCAAGAGTCATATGAACACACCTGTTTCTAGCAATGTGCATGGAATTGTTCGACCAGGACTCCCCCACCCACCGGTCTCTCATGGGAACGCTGACCAAGTCCCGCCTTCAGTTCGGCAACCCAATTCTTCAGTTACTCAGCGATCAAGACATCCTCTGCAGGATAACGGCAGTTCTAAGATCCGCCAGACTGAAAGAAGTCGGTCTGGAAATCAAAGGCATGGGAATGCCTTTGATCCTAGTCTGCCTCACCTTCCTTTGCCTGCCAGTGGCAGTATGATTCTTGGACGGCAACAGCCTACCCTAGAAAAAAGGAGTGGCATTATGCGATTCATGCCTGATGGACCCCAAATGGCTAATGATAATGCAGCTCCTGATCAGCACAGTCTGTCTCAAAACTTTGGATTTCCTTTTATTCCAGAAGGTGGAATGAATCCTCCAATAAATGCCAACACGTCATTCATTCCACCAGTGACTCAGTCCAGTGCGACTCGAACTCCAGCCCTTATTCCAGTAGACCCCCAAAATACGTTGCCATCGTTTTATCCACCATATTCTCCTGCTCATCCCACTCTGTCCAATGATATTTCAATTCCTTATTTTTCTAATCAGATGTTTCCTAATCCAAGCACAGAGAAGCCAAACGGAGGCAGCTTAAACAATAGGTTTGGCTCCATTTTGTCTCCCCCCAGACCCGTTGGCTTTGCTCAGCCAAGTTTTCCCCTTCTGACAGATATGCCCCCAATGCATATGGCCAATTCATCACACCTGTCCAATTTTAATTTGACTTCTTTGTTCCCGGAAATAGCGACGGCTCTTCCTCCAGACGGCTCGGCAATCTCACCTCTGCTCTCAATAGCAAACACTTCTGCCTCCGACTCTTCCAAGCAGTCGTCAAACCGGCCTGCTCATAACATAAGCCATATTCTAGGTCATGACTGCAGCTCAGCTGTATGA